Proteins encoded together in one Ignavibacteria bacterium window:
- a CDS encoding heme-binding domain-containing protein, with the protein MGNFLRGILLLVIFGVIILQFIKPETVNPVENRTKLITLNLQVPENVQRKLEESCYDCHSYRTDWQWYSEISPIVYLIKNDVEEGREHLNFSLWADYDKQEMVDLLDEIEKTVKKGEMPLTMYTLLHPSARLSDEEAELITEWAQNSKRILSK; encoded by the coding sequence ATGGGAAATTTCTTAAGGGGAATATTATTGTTAGTAATTTTTGGAGTAATCATACTTCAATTTATAAAGCCAGAGACAGTTAATCCTGTAGAAAACAGGACAAAATTAATAACGCTGAACCTGCAGGTTCCGGAGAATGTGCAGAGGAAGCTTGAAGAATCTTGTTATGACTGTCATTCTTATCGGACGGACTGGCAATGGTACAGCGAAATCTCTCCGATAGTTTATCTGATAAAGAATGATGTTGAGGAGGGGCGTGAGCACCTGAACTTTTCGCTGTGGGCGGATTATGATAAACAGGAAATGGTAGACCTTCTCGATGAGATTGAAAAGACGGTGAAAAAGGGTGAAATGCCCCTGACGATGTATACACTATTGCATCCTTCCGCCAGGTTATCCGACGAGGAGGCAGAATTAATAACAGAATGGGCGCAAAATTCAAAAAGAATTCTTTCGAAATAA
- a CDS encoding DUF6600 domain-containing protein, producing MKAKRNLMNALEVSKSILVIVLISLLVSSCGKEDKIETQNQKPSDESAQYKESNEDFLTVDYKYFYDELSTGGEWIEVNAKDIGLNIDSKKLSEIKSENTKFIAEIFGIKTAVAQTDADIFNLFVWRPTAELINKELTQSSETTPNYIPYTNGEWLNTDAGWYFKAPTSQEEITSHYGRWSDNEELGNVWLPGKTWSPAWVEWREDKDNIAWAPIPPGGYIENDAVITPEIKEDKFTIVEKKYFTDADGGKHRYQYVENKNKIMIKDMVKKDGVMIKNKTVINKGPDVEDIEKSSGKKIKQYKINKSDKKDETGVKDDVISVYKPEFKKTDDAKKEPVSKPEKRVSYKDAKRITKDEKKELKEQDKEQKQQEKEIRKDEKQKEKDIKKEEKKENKDLKKEEKKEEKELKKEKEKKNEKKTDDKDTKKENKNKDNKSGDNDKGNKENKGKNK from the coding sequence ATGAAAGCAAAAAGAAATTTAATGAATGCTCTGGAGGTTTCAAAAAGCATTTTAGTAATTGTTCTTATCTCCTTATTAGTCTCATCCTGCGGCAAAGAGGACAAAATCGAAACACAAAATCAAAAGCCGAGCGATGAATCTGCACAGTATAAAGAAAGCAATGAAGATTTTCTTACTGTAGATTATAAATATTTTTATGATGAGCTTTCGACCGGAGGTGAATGGATAGAGGTAAATGCAAAAGATATAGGATTAAACATTGATTCAAAAAAATTATCAGAAATAAAGAGTGAGAACACAAAATTTATTGCAGAAATATTCGGGATTAAGACCGCAGTTGCACAGACGGATGCGGATATATTCAATCTATTTGTCTGGCGACCGACGGCAGAACTTATCAACAAGGAATTAACACAAAGCAGTGAAACGACACCGAACTACATACCTTACACGAATGGAGAATGGCTAAACACTGATGCGGGCTGGTATTTCAAGGCACCGACATCGCAGGAAGAAATCACTTCGCATTACGGCAGATGGTCGGACAATGAGGAGTTAGGGAACGTATGGCTGCCGGGAAAGACCTGGTCGCCTGCATGGGTTGAATGGAGAGAGGACAAAGATAACATAGCCTGGGCACCAATACCACCGGGCGGATACATAGAAAATGATGCCGTAATAACTCCAGAGATAAAAGAGGATAAATTTACGATAGTAGAGAAGAAATATTTTACAGACGCAGACGGCGGAAAGCACAGGTACCAATACGTTGAGAACAAGAACAAAATAATGATAAAGGATATGGTAAAGAAAGACGGTGTCATGATAAAGAACAAAACAGTAATAAACAAAGGACCAGACGTAGAGGACATTGAAAAATCATCAGGGAAAAAGATTAAACAATATAAAATTAATAAATCGGATAAGAAGGATGAAACGGGTGTAAAGGATGATGTGATAAGCGTTTACAAGCCGGAATTTAAGAAAACTGATGACGCGAAGAAAGAGCCAGTTTCAAAACCAGAGAAGAGGGTTTCTTACAAAGATGCCAAAAGGATTACAAAAGATGAAAAGAAAGAATTAAAAGAGCAGGATAAAGAACAAAAACAGCAAGAGAAAGAAATAAGAAAAGATGAAAAACAGAAAGAGAAGGACATAAAAAAGGAAGAGAAGAAAGAGAATAAAGATTTGAAGAAGGAAGAGAAAAAAGAAGAAAAAGAATTAAAGAAGGAAAAAGAAAAGAAGAACGAAAAGAAAACTGATGATAAAGACACAAAAAAGGAAAATAAGAACAAAGATAACAAGAGCGGTGACAATGACAAAGGAAACAAAGAGAATAAGGGAAAGAACAAATAG
- a CDS encoding DUF389 domain-containing protein, protein MNKFTFRWLISAVNIRTDSDKEYAISNLKGSIYIKGANLWYLVSSAILASIGLDTNSPAVIIGAMLISPLMSPILGVGLSVGIYDKELLIASMKEFVFAILLSLFISTLYFILTPLGSATNELIARTTPTLLDIGIAFFGGIAGIVAGTRRGLATSIPGVAIATALMPPICTAGFGIASGNPYIFGGAFYLFFINAVFISLSAVLIVRYLKFPVKKYLDNTVKAKIRRVIWLFVLIVSIPSAVIFYRIIKDANEQKRLKTIISQNFDDKNRNVLNWKLIKSDTTMTLRIFYTGNVYRIGEEDTLRQNLNSDFGSIVLRLQHLDQAEKIESIENRIDTDIGDKLEALLNDKSLLEERVKKLEKDNVINLKDSLRTNKLALEMSMLYPSITDIKYLGDSIPSLTLTLSKRKNEILSSSDKDKLEKYIKFKTNNDTLNIIYK, encoded by the coding sequence ATGAACAAATTTACTTTCAGGTGGCTTATAAGTGCTGTTAACATCAGGACAGACAGCGACAAAGAGTATGCAATAAGCAATTTAAAGGGCAGCATATACATAAAAGGTGCGAACTTATGGTATTTAGTGAGTTCGGCAATACTAGCATCGATAGGGCTTGACACGAACTCACCGGCGGTGATTATTGGTGCTATGCTTATATCTCCATTAATGTCGCCGATACTTGGTGTGGGGCTGAGTGTAGGTATATATGATAAAGAATTGTTGATAGCATCGATGAAAGAATTTGTGTTTGCTATATTATTGAGTCTTTTTATCAGTACTTTATATTTCATACTAACACCGCTTGGTTCAGCTACGAATGAATTGATAGCGAGGACAACACCTACACTACTTGATATAGGCATTGCATTCTTTGGAGGTATTGCAGGAATCGTTGCGGGAACGCGAAGAGGATTGGCAACATCGATACCCGGTGTAGCTATAGCTACGGCACTTATGCCCCCAATATGCACTGCAGGTTTTGGGATTGCCAGCGGAAACCCATATATTTTCGGAGGAGCGTTTTATTTATTCTTTATAAACGCTGTGTTTATAAGTCTATCGGCGGTGCTAATTGTAAGATACTTAAAGTTTCCGGTAAAGAAATATTTAGATAATACTGTGAAAGCAAAGATACGACGAGTGATATGGCTTTTTGTGCTTATCGTATCAATACCCAGTGCCGTAATATTCTACAGAATAATTAAAGATGCTAACGAACAGAAAAGATTAAAAACAATAATATCACAAAATTTTGATGACAAAAACCGCAACGTATTAAACTGGAAACTTATAAAATCCGATACGACAATGACTCTAAGGATATTTTATACAGGTAATGTTTATAGGATCGGAGAAGAAGACACTCTTAGACAAAATCTTAACTCTGATTTTGGTTCTATTGTATTACGTCTTCAACATTTAGATCAGGCGGAAAAAATTGAATCGATAGAAAACAGGATTGATACAGATATCGGGGACAAGCTGGAGGCATTATTAAACGATAAAAGTTTGCTTGAGGAGAGAGTTAAAAAACTCGAAAAGGATAATGTTATTAATCTCAAAGATTCGCTTCGAACGAATAAATTAGCACTTGAAATGAGCATGCTTTATCCATCTATTACGGATATTAAGTATCTTGGAGACAGCATACCCTCGCTGACGCTCACCTTATCGAAAAGAAAGAATGAGATTTTGAGCAGCTCAGACAAGGACAAACTGGAAAAATATATAAAGTTTAAAACAAACAACGACACACTTAATATAATTTACAAATAA
- a CDS encoding metalloregulator ArsR/SmtB family transcription factor translates to MLNKQEQIFKALSDSSRIRIIKMLQRKPLCVCEIREILNLATSTVSKHLSILREAGLIVDWKDGKWINYKINPAPDSLASNALLYIQMQIEDDSTIKNDRKKIMGVDRNILCCN, encoded by the coding sequence ATGCTTAATAAACAAGAACAGATTTTTAAAGCTCTTTCCGATAGCAGTAGGATAAGAATTATTAAAATGCTGCAGAGAAAGCCGCTTTGTGTATGTGAAATACGCGAAATTCTTAATCTTGCAACATCCACCGTCTCAAAACATCTTAGCATTCTCCGTGAAGCAGGACTAATAGTGGACTGGAAAGACGGGAAATGGATAAATTATAAAATTAATCCGGCACCTGACTCCCTTGCTTCAAATGCACTGCTTTATATTCAGATGCAAATTGAAGATGATTCTACTATAAAAAATGATAGAAAGAAAATTATGGGGGTCGATAGAAACATTTTGTGCTGTAACTAA